A portion of the Esox lucius isolate fEsoLuc1 chromosome 20, fEsoLuc1.pri, whole genome shotgun sequence genome contains these proteins:
- the LOC105008515 gene encoding sialoadhesin isoform X3: MCVLDIMKSIQLPSLLLFHQVILSSALSTELLSMCLGKMLLLRCTVIFACLWRDTHATSPIPSIPVEDVRALAGFCAVIPCSFTPPKSTFPRHREVVDVRLRHWTRHFFPLWTTAFSTQDRSASPLGDTAKGDCSVLIKEVTLDDSRVYDLSLKGREEKDWGRGRSVNLIVSKSPDPPVISSTGPVTDGQVVSLNCSTSYSCPSKAPTLQWQWETGTPVNHSEYREALAPKPHDQSLNVWSSLTFTASHRIKSKVKCEAVYPGDKKSFVLMELHVSYKPVILPVSSSCVIEGLVVLCRCSVDSNPQSAVTWSVNESVPPYDYNTSVSLKNGTLTAQLRGHVHAPLRVVCFAINALGNDSQTLIHTEEGFFPWRVIRAVGISLVAFLFLLVLLFCCRRKRGKRRLTCRPSVHPEGMGIYQDRMPLYINCTEVTHIYTNGSYQLVYQNCTPCFVRTKQTRPIGRRGGERRGAERRGERGVERRGGEIPGGMADRELRDRQSPTTSDTNTETAIYLEIL; the protein is encoded by the exons ATGTGTGTTCTTGACATTATGAAATCAATCCAACTTCCTTCTTTACTCTTATTCCATCAGGTCATCCTTTCCTCTGCTCTGTCTACTGAGCTTCTATCCATGTGTCTGGGAAAAATGCTTCTGCTGCGGTGTACTGTGATATTTG CATGCTTATGGAGAGACACCCACGCCACCTCTCCCATTCCCTCCATCCCAGTGGAGGATGTCCGTGCCCTGGCAGGCTTTTGTGCAGTCATACCCTGCTCCTTCACTCCCCCTAAGTCCACCTTTCCCAGGCATAGAGAGGTGGTGGACGTGAGGCTGCGCCACTGGACAAGGCATTTCTTCCCGCTGTGGACTACAGCTTTCAGCACACAGGACCGATCTGCGTCACCACTGGGGGACACCGCCAAGGGAGACTGTTCTGTGCTGATCAAGGAGGTCACCCTGGATGACTCCCGTGTCTATGATCTGTCCCTGAAGGGCCGTGAGGAGAAGGACTGGGGGAGGGGCAGGAGCGTCAACCTTATTGTGTCAA AATCCCCAGATCCCCCAGTTATCAGCAGTACGGGGCCGGTGACAGATGGACAGGTGGTGTCCCTAAACTGCAGCACCAGTTACTCCTGTCCCTCAAAAGCCCCCACCCTTCAGTGGCAGTGGGAGACAGGGACCCCAGTGAACCACAGCGAGTACAGGGAGGCACTGGCCCCGAAGCCCCATGACCAGAGTCTTAACGTATGGTCCTCTCTCACCTTCACCGCATCCCACCGAATCAAATCCAAAGTCAAATGTGAGGCAGTATATCCAGGAGACAAGAAATCGTTTGTGTTAATGGAGCTCCATGTGTCAT ACAAGCCTGTTATCCTTCCGGTCTCCTCCTCCTGTGTCATTGAGGGCTTGGTGGTTCTGTGTCGCTGTTCTGTGGACTCCAACCCGCAGTCTGCGGTCACCTGGAGCGTCAACGAGAGTGTTCCACCATATGATTATAACACATCAGTGAGTTTGAAAAATGGCACCCTGACAGCCCAGCTAAGGGGGCACGTGCATGCCCCACTGAGGGTGGTCTGCTTTGCCATCAATGCGCTGGGCAACGACTCGCAAACACTGATTCACACAGAGGAGG GTTTCTTTCCCTGGAGAGTGATACGCGCAGTGGGCATCTCCCTGGTCGCCTTCCTCTTCTTACTAGTTCTCCTGTTCTGCTGTCGACGAAAGAGGGGAAA ACGTAGGCTGACCTGCAGACCTTCAGTACACCCCGAAGGCATGGGGATATACCAGGATCGGATGCCCCTTTACATCAACTGCACTGAGGTCACACATATCTACACCAATGGCAGCTACCAGCTGGTCTATCAGAACTGCACTCCTTGCTTCGTCAGGACCAAACAG ACTCGTCCAATAGGGAGGCGGGGAGGGGAAagaagaggagcagagaggcgaggtgagagaggggtggagagaagaggaggagagattcCAGGGGGCATGGCGGACAGagaactgagagacagacagagcccTACGACCAGCGATACTAACACCGAAACAGCTATCTACCTGGAGATCCTCTGA
- the LOC105008515 gene encoding sialoadhesin isoform X1, translating to MCVLDIMKSIQLPSLLLFHQVILSSALSTELLSMCLGKMLLLRCTVIFACLWRDTHATSPIPSIPVEDVRALAGFCAVIPCSFTPPKSTFPRHREVVDVRLRHWTRHFFPLWTTAFSTQDRSASPLGDTAKGDCSVLIKEVTLDDSRVYDLSLKGREEKDWGRGRSVNLIVSKSPDPPVISSTGPVTDGQVVSLNCSTSYSCPSKAPTLQWQWETGTPVNHSEYREALAPKPHDQSLNVWSSLTFTASHRIKSKVKCEAVYPGDKKSFVLMELHVSFPPKDVLVHIHTFTVQEGANALLSCSCKADPPVSQYKWSYTQHGLTVNLPERTHTVRVFNVTRDMTVRCTAQNLIGRAESKPTSLNIKYKPVILPVSSSCVIEGLVVLCRCSVDSNPQSAVTWSVNESVPPYDYNTSVSLKNGTLTAQLRGHVHAPLRVVCFAINALGNDSQTLIHTEEGFFPWRVIRAVGISLVAFLFLLVLLFCCRRKRGKRRLTCRPSVHPEGMGIYQDRMPLYINCTEVTHIYTNGSYQLVYQNCTPCFVRTKQTRPIGRRGGERRGAERRGERGVERRGGEIPGGMADRELRDRQSPTTSDTNTETAIYLEIL from the exons ATGTGTGTTCTTGACATTATGAAATCAATCCAACTTCCTTCTTTACTCTTATTCCATCAGGTCATCCTTTCCTCTGCTCTGTCTACTGAGCTTCTATCCATGTGTCTGGGAAAAATGCTTCTGCTGCGGTGTACTGTGATATTTG CATGCTTATGGAGAGACACCCACGCCACCTCTCCCATTCCCTCCATCCCAGTGGAGGATGTCCGTGCCCTGGCAGGCTTTTGTGCAGTCATACCCTGCTCCTTCACTCCCCCTAAGTCCACCTTTCCCAGGCATAGAGAGGTGGTGGACGTGAGGCTGCGCCACTGGACAAGGCATTTCTTCCCGCTGTGGACTACAGCTTTCAGCACACAGGACCGATCTGCGTCACCACTGGGGGACACCGCCAAGGGAGACTGTTCTGTGCTGATCAAGGAGGTCACCCTGGATGACTCCCGTGTCTATGATCTGTCCCTGAAGGGCCGTGAGGAGAAGGACTGGGGGAGGGGCAGGAGCGTCAACCTTATTGTGTCAA AATCCCCAGATCCCCCAGTTATCAGCAGTACGGGGCCGGTGACAGATGGACAGGTGGTGTCCCTAAACTGCAGCACCAGTTACTCCTGTCCCTCAAAAGCCCCCACCCTTCAGTGGCAGTGGGAGACAGGGACCCCAGTGAACCACAGCGAGTACAGGGAGGCACTGGCCCCGAAGCCCCATGACCAGAGTCTTAACGTATGGTCCTCTCTCACCTTCACCGCATCCCACCGAATCAAATCCAAAGTCAAATGTGAGGCAGTATATCCAGGAGACAAGAAATCGTTTGTGTTAATGGAGCTCCATGTGTCAT TTCCTCCAAAAGACGTCTTGGTCCACATCCATACCTTTACTGTCCAGGAGGGGGCAAACGCATTGCTGTCCTGTTCTTGTAAAGCAGACCCTCCCGTGTCACAGTATAAGTGGTCCTACACCCAACATGGGCTGACTGTTAACCTCCCCGAGCGCACGCACACGGTCCGAGTGTTCAACGTGACCCGTGATATGACGGTCCGCTGCACGGCACAGAACCTAATTGGACGGGCAGAGTCCAAACCTACATCCCTAAACATTAAAT ACAAGCCTGTTATCCTTCCGGTCTCCTCCTCCTGTGTCATTGAGGGCTTGGTGGTTCTGTGTCGCTGTTCTGTGGACTCCAACCCGCAGTCTGCGGTCACCTGGAGCGTCAACGAGAGTGTTCCACCATATGATTATAACACATCAGTGAGTTTGAAAAATGGCACCCTGACAGCCCAGCTAAGGGGGCACGTGCATGCCCCACTGAGGGTGGTCTGCTTTGCCATCAATGCGCTGGGCAACGACTCGCAAACACTGATTCACACAGAGGAGG GTTTCTTTCCCTGGAGAGTGATACGCGCAGTGGGCATCTCCCTGGTCGCCTTCCTCTTCTTACTAGTTCTCCTGTTCTGCTGTCGACGAAAGAGGGGAAA ACGTAGGCTGACCTGCAGACCTTCAGTACACCCCGAAGGCATGGGGATATACCAGGATCGGATGCCCCTTTACATCAACTGCACTGAGGTCACACATATCTACACCAATGGCAGCTACCAGCTGGTCTATCAGAACTGCACTCCTTGCTTCGTCAGGACCAAACAG ACTCGTCCAATAGGGAGGCGGGGAGGGGAAagaagaggagcagagaggcgaggtgagagaggggtggagagaagaggaggagagattcCAGGGGGCATGGCGGACAGagaactgagagacagacagagcccTACGACCAGCGATACTAACACCGAAACAGCTATCTACCTGGAGATCCTCTGA
- the LOC105008515 gene encoding sialoadhesin isoform X2, whose translation MLWREETAYGMSVILSSALSTELLSMCLGKMLLLRCTVIFACLWRDTHATSPIPSIPVEDVRALAGFCAVIPCSFTPPKSTFPRHREVVDVRLRHWTRHFFPLWTTAFSTQDRSASPLGDTAKGDCSVLIKEVTLDDSRVYDLSLKGREEKDWGRGRSVNLIVSKSPDPPVISSTGPVTDGQVVSLNCSTSYSCPSKAPTLQWQWETGTPVNHSEYREALAPKPHDQSLNVWSSLTFTASHRIKSKVKCEAVYPGDKKSFVLMELHVSFPPKDVLVHIHTFTVQEGANALLSCSCKADPPVSQYKWSYTQHGLTVNLPERTHTVRVFNVTRDMTVRCTAQNLIGRAESKPTSLNIKYKPVILPVSSSCVIEGLVVLCRCSVDSNPQSAVTWSVNESVPPYDYNTSVSLKNGTLTAQLRGHVHAPLRVVCFAINALGNDSQTLIHTEEGFFPWRVIRAVGISLVAFLFLLVLLFCCRRKRGKRRLTCRPSVHPEGMGIYQDRMPLYINCTEVTHIYTNGSYQLVYQNCTPCFVRTKQTRPIGRRGGERRGAERRGERGVERRGGEIPGGMADRELRDRQSPTTSDTNTETAIYLEIL comes from the exons ATGTTGTGGAGAGAGGAAACCGCATACGGCATGAGT GTCATCCTTTCCTCTGCTCTGTCTACTGAGCTTCTATCCATGTGTCTGGGAAAAATGCTTCTGCTGCGGTGTACTGTGATATTTG CATGCTTATGGAGAGACACCCACGCCACCTCTCCCATTCCCTCCATCCCAGTGGAGGATGTCCGTGCCCTGGCAGGCTTTTGTGCAGTCATACCCTGCTCCTTCACTCCCCCTAAGTCCACCTTTCCCAGGCATAGAGAGGTGGTGGACGTGAGGCTGCGCCACTGGACAAGGCATTTCTTCCCGCTGTGGACTACAGCTTTCAGCACACAGGACCGATCTGCGTCACCACTGGGGGACACCGCCAAGGGAGACTGTTCTGTGCTGATCAAGGAGGTCACCCTGGATGACTCCCGTGTCTATGATCTGTCCCTGAAGGGCCGTGAGGAGAAGGACTGGGGGAGGGGCAGGAGCGTCAACCTTATTGTGTCAA AATCCCCAGATCCCCCAGTTATCAGCAGTACGGGGCCGGTGACAGATGGACAGGTGGTGTCCCTAAACTGCAGCACCAGTTACTCCTGTCCCTCAAAAGCCCCCACCCTTCAGTGGCAGTGGGAGACAGGGACCCCAGTGAACCACAGCGAGTACAGGGAGGCACTGGCCCCGAAGCCCCATGACCAGAGTCTTAACGTATGGTCCTCTCTCACCTTCACCGCATCCCACCGAATCAAATCCAAAGTCAAATGTGAGGCAGTATATCCAGGAGACAAGAAATCGTTTGTGTTAATGGAGCTCCATGTGTCAT TTCCTCCAAAAGACGTCTTGGTCCACATCCATACCTTTACTGTCCAGGAGGGGGCAAACGCATTGCTGTCCTGTTCTTGTAAAGCAGACCCTCCCGTGTCACAGTATAAGTGGTCCTACACCCAACATGGGCTGACTGTTAACCTCCCCGAGCGCACGCACACGGTCCGAGTGTTCAACGTGACCCGTGATATGACGGTCCGCTGCACGGCACAGAACCTAATTGGACGGGCAGAGTCCAAACCTACATCCCTAAACATTAAAT ACAAGCCTGTTATCCTTCCGGTCTCCTCCTCCTGTGTCATTGAGGGCTTGGTGGTTCTGTGTCGCTGTTCTGTGGACTCCAACCCGCAGTCTGCGGTCACCTGGAGCGTCAACGAGAGTGTTCCACCATATGATTATAACACATCAGTGAGTTTGAAAAATGGCACCCTGACAGCCCAGCTAAGGGGGCACGTGCATGCCCCACTGAGGGTGGTCTGCTTTGCCATCAATGCGCTGGGCAACGACTCGCAAACACTGATTCACACAGAGGAGG GTTTCTTTCCCTGGAGAGTGATACGCGCAGTGGGCATCTCCCTGGTCGCCTTCCTCTTCTTACTAGTTCTCCTGTTCTGCTGTCGACGAAAGAGGGGAAA ACGTAGGCTGACCTGCAGACCTTCAGTACACCCCGAAGGCATGGGGATATACCAGGATCGGATGCCCCTTTACATCAACTGCACTGAGGTCACACATATCTACACCAATGGCAGCTACCAGCTGGTCTATCAGAACTGCACTCCTTGCTTCGTCAGGACCAAACAG ACTCGTCCAATAGGGAGGCGGGGAGGGGAAagaagaggagcagagaggcgaggtgagagaggggtggagagaagaggaggagagattcCAGGGGGCATGGCGGACAGagaactgagagacagacagagcccTACGACCAGCGATACTAACACCGAAACAGCTATCTACCTGGAGATCCTCTGA